One genomic window of Legionella jordanis includes the following:
- a CDS encoding alpha/beta fold hydrolase has translation MRELIHFAHGNGFPSLCYSQLLKQLGNRYDYCYIDRIGHNPQFPVTENWHLLVDEVLDSVKAQANQPVIAIGHSLGGVLSLLAAIEEPCRFKTVIMIDSPLLGRFKSNVVKLAKAVGIIDRVTPAFRTRSRREHWQNKEQIINYLKTRELFKTFAPECLQDYIDYGLRKTDDGYVLRFDRHIEYLIFRTIPHTLHEYEGKLTVPAVLIYADRSTVVDRMDIRYMKKHYNIQSIKMKGTHMLPMESPIQLAEQIFAVLDAILN, from the coding sequence TTTTGCCCACGGAAATGGTTTCCCTTCATTGTGCTACTCCCAGCTACTTAAACAACTGGGCAATAGATACGATTACTGTTACATCGACAGAATAGGGCATAATCCCCAATTTCCAGTGACTGAAAATTGGCATTTGCTGGTCGATGAAGTGTTGGATAGTGTGAAAGCACAGGCCAATCAACCTGTTATTGCAATTGGACACTCCTTAGGTGGTGTCCTTAGTCTATTAGCAGCAATTGAAGAACCCTGTCGATTTAAGACGGTGATTATGATTGATTCCCCTTTGCTGGGGCGTTTCAAATCAAATGTCGTCAAACTCGCTAAAGCCGTTGGGATTATTGATCGGGTCACCCCGGCTTTCCGAACACGCAGTCGACGGGAACATTGGCAAAATAAAGAGCAAATTATCAATTATTTAAAAACAAGAGAGTTATTTAAAACCTTTGCCCCGGAATGTCTGCAGGATTATATTGACTATGGTTTAAGGAAGACGGATGATGGCTATGTGCTTCGTTTCGATCGCCACATCGAATACTTAATTTTTCGCACCATACCCCATACGCTTCATGAGTATGAGGGAAAATTAACTGTTCCTGCCGTTCTTATTTATGCCGACAGAAGCACGGTTGTAGACAGAATGGATATTCGTTATATGAAAAAGCACTATAATATTCAAAGCATTAAAATGAAAGGAACTCATATGCTCCCCATGGAGTCACCTATTCAACTTGCTGAGCAAATTTTTGCTGTCTTGGATGCTATACTGAACTAA